A window of Verrucomicrobiia bacterium contains these coding sequences:
- a CDS encoding trypsin-like peptidase domain-containing protein, giving the protein MDIGYTVIAVPKSSVLEIVRPESNPAAEGEPAEAQEGSVTPGLAGGVFQEVAPGAVETPVRELVGRLGEAVVQVRTPGGLGSGFFIHPDGYFVTNFHVIEGETRISVEVYHQRDGQLERRSYKDVRIVAMNKFADLALLKVEDPEAPRFKVVTLGNSDALAQGDRVFAIGSPLGLERTVTEGIVSTTAREVGGDLYLQTTAQINPGNSGGPLFNAAGAVVGVTNMKLTFGEGLGFAIPVAVLRYFLEHRDAYAYDNDNPSNPFRYLEPPRRVQLPLRGGTRTP; this is encoded by the coding sequence GTGGACATCGGGTACACGGTGATCGCGGTGCCGAAGTCCTCCGTGCTCGAGATCGTCCGACCGGAATCGAATCCTGCGGCCGAAGGGGAGCCCGCCGAAGCGCAGGAGGGGTCTGTGACGCCGGGGTTGGCGGGCGGGGTGTTCCAGGAGGTGGCGCCGGGTGCCGTCGAGACCCCGGTGCGCGAACTGGTGGGCCGGTTGGGCGAGGCGGTGGTTCAGGTGCGGACTCCCGGGGGCCTCGGCAGCGGTTTCTTCATTCATCCGGATGGCTATTTCGTGACCAATTTCCACGTCATCGAGGGCGAGACCCGGATTTCCGTTGAAGTCTATCATCAGCGGGATGGCCAGTTGGAACGTCGCAGCTACAAGGACGTGAGGATCGTGGCGATGAACAAGTTCGCCGACCTGGCCCTGCTCAAGGTGGAGGATCCCGAAGCCCCGCGCTTCAAGGTGGTCACGCTCGGCAATTCCGACGCACTGGCCCAGGGGGACCGTGTGTTCGCCATCGGAAGCCCCCTGGGGTTGGAACGAACCGTCACCGAGGGGATCGTCAGCACCACGGCGCGCGAAGTGGGCGGCGACCTGTACCTTCAGACCACGGCGCAGATCAATCCGGGCAATTCCGGCGGGCCGCTGTTCAACGCCGCGGGCGCGGTCGTCGGTGTGACCAACATGAAGCTGACGTTTGGCGAGGGGTTGGGCTTTGCGATTCCGGTCGCCGTCCTCCGCTACTTCCTGGAGCACCGGGACGCCTACGCCTACGACAACGACAACCCCAGCAACCCGTTCCGCTATCTGGAGCCGCCACGCCGGGTTCAGTTGCCCCTCCGGGGTGGAACCCGGACGCCCTGA